One segment of Setaria viridis chromosome 4, Setaria_viridis_v4.0, whole genome shotgun sequence DNA contains the following:
- the LOC117851377 gene encoding protein POLARALIZATION DURING ASYMMETRIC DIVISION AND REDISTRIBUTION, with protein MAAASTSEVRVGSRRIVDYLNDGEELGVEGVVGTPPCTPAAAVVVGEAARSSVLPRFRWPRLVRLGKKGAGAGKGKGKEEEEVVVVEKGDDLPVVAAVSSSAESAVATDTKHSDLGVGLSLVFLLAKTSDEFNKMVKVRTEMEALLKEIKDEVRIKSSAEGHGDLPKDRNRESTTSSCVTDGNDHGASARMEYQDATSGVEPESYEKSFQDDGGCSARMDVLEEELHAELEQLKVNYGSETPSFLPEEEEHNSEPYDEMADCLNGYDDDSGEVVEEDDDDDACYNGVSAVELERRLHELLHERNRDRIEELEAALRCAEKKLVEKEMEVSLWKDTAKFALRQDNELQ; from the exons ATGGCTGCTGCTTCTACCTCCGAGGTGAGGGTCGGGAGCAGGAGGATCGTCGATTACCTCAACGACGGCGAGGAGCTCGGGGTCGAGGGCGTGGTGGGGACGCCGCCGTGCACCCCTGCCGCAGCGGTGGTGGTCGGGGAGGCGGCGAGGTCGTCGGTGCTTCCGAGGTTTAGGTGGCCGCGGCTCGTCAGGCTTGGCAAgaagggcgccggcgccgggaaggggaaggggaaggaggaggaggaggtcgtggTGGTGGAGAAGGGCGACGACCTGCCCGTGGTGGCCGCCGTGTCCTCCTCAG CTGAGTCCGCGGTAGCAACCGACACGAAGCATTCGGACCTCGGCGTCGGGCTAAGCCTGGTGTTCCTCCTGGCCAAGACGTCCGACGAGTTCAACAAGATGGTCAAGGTGCGCACGGAGATGGAGGCGCTCCTGAAGGAGATCAAAGACGAGGTCAGGATCAAGAGCAGCGCCGAGGGCCATGGTGATTTACCGAAAGACCGCAACCGCGAGTCCACCACGTCGAGCTGCGTCACCGACGGGAACGACCACGGCGCGAGCGCTCGCATGGAGTACCAGGACGCCACGTCCGGCGTGGAGCCGGAGAGCTACGAGAAATCTTTCCAGGATGATGGTGGTTGCTCCGCGAGGATGGACGTGCTCGAGGAGGAGTTGCACGCCGAGCTGGAGCAGCTTAAGGTTAACTACGGTTCAGAGACCCCGTCATTTCTgcctgaagaagaagaacacaATTCAGAG CCGTACGATGAAATGGCCGACTGCCTGAATGGATATGATGACGATTCAGGGGAAGTTGTtgaggaggacgatgatgacgatgcCTGTTATAATGGAGTTTCTGCCGTAGAGCTGGAGAGAAGGCTCCACGAGCTCCTCCATGAACGGAACCGGGACCGGATTGAGGAGCTGGAAGCCGCGCTGCGATGTGCGGAGAAGAAGCTCGTCGAGAAAGAAATGGAGGTGTCTTTGTGGAAGGACACAGCTAAATTCGCGTTGAGACAGGACAACGAGCTGCA ATGA